The DNA segment CGAAGCAGTAATTGAGAAGAGTGGGACGACTAGTCGATATGAACGGTAACCGGAACGGCCTGTTTCAGCTCGAAGATTTTCTTATCTTGTTCTTCAATCAGTGGATCAAACTGGGGAATCTCGACGGCATTGTTCCCTTGTTCGTGTTTGCGGAACAGGTACAGATACGTTTCGTTCTGCGGGCGGAAGCGATCGAAAAAGAGTTGATTCTTCCGCAAGATCGTTTGGCGAAGTTCTTCGGTCTTCGCTAATAGTGGCTGGGCAGGCACCTGAACCGACTTGCTCCACTGCTGGGCCGTGGCGGAAACCTTGGGGTAGTCGTTCAAGCCCACCAAGTGATTCCCCGACGAAAGCCCTTCGACCTGCAACAGGACGCGGTCCTGATGCTCGCCTGCCGGTGAACGGAGGTAAGGCAAGTCCCAGTTCTGGGGCTGTTTGCCCCCAGATTGAACCTCGTACTGATACGAAGTTTCAAACCCTAGTTGGCTTGCCATCCGCTGCGAAAGATACCAATAGCCCACCTCGGTAAAGTGCTGTCCGTTGCTGGTCAGGTACTGCGGCAACTTCTCTGCCGAAACACTTTCGACCTTCTCGGTTAGCTTGGTGAGATCCAAGACTTGATAGCCCCGATCGTAGGCTAGCTCGTTAATTGCTTGCTGATACAACTTCACATGGGCGTTGTATTTGGCCGGGTCGGGCAGGGGAGCAGGGTGCTTTTCCATTAGGGGCGGCGTAACCAGCACAATCCGCTCGGTCCGCTGCTTCAAATCATCCAGCAGTTTCGTGTAATTCGATTTGAACTGCGCGAGTCCACCCTCTCCTTGGAATGCCTCGTTCGTGCCGTAACCCACCAAAATCACGGTCGGATTGACCAGTTCAACCGACTTCATCAGGTGGTTGTAGCCTTCCTTCTGATCGCCAAAACGAGCCCGTGAGATCGCATTGGCTTCGTCGCCGCTCCAACCTAAGTTGCGAACTGCCAACTTCTTATCCGGATTGGCGATTTGAATAGCGAGTTCAAAGTAGCCGTAGTATTGCGTTCGCTCGATGAACGTTCCCCCAATCAACGCAATCCGATCACCATCGCGAAGCTCTAACGTATCGCCGCTGTGCTCCGCTTGAGCATAAAGCGAAGTACAAGCCAACAGTGCCGCGACGACGGCGACGCAACCAGGCAGAAATCGAGATATCGAGGGAGTACAAAACACAGGCATGCTCCAGATTCGAGCGGATTGAGGGGAGAAAGGGGTGTATTGGGTAGGTCACCCTAGTTTACCCAGGAAAATCCAGAACTTCCAGCTAGGCGCAGCTTACCCCCGTTTACGGGAAATAATTAGGGACAATTCCCCCGAATCGGTTCTTAGCCAGACATTCGTGTTAGACTAGAAAGTTGCCAGAGGGGGCTACGTTTCGCGTCCTTTGGTTCAGCTTGGCCGCCCGTAAAGAAGTCCTTCTGGAGTCTCACATGCTGTTGAGTTCCTGCCCCCGTTGCCACGATTCAATCCGCATTCCAGCGAGTGCCCAGTCGCACTC comes from the Bremerella cremea genome and includes:
- a CDS encoding SGNH/GDSL hydrolase family protein, translated to MPVFCTPSISRFLPGCVAVVAALLACTSLYAQAEHSGDTLELRDGDRIALIGGTFIERTQYYGYFELAIQIANPDKKLAVRNLGWSGDEANAISRARFGDQKEGYNHLMKSVELVNPTVILVGYGTNEAFQGEGGLAQFKSNYTKLLDDLKQRTERIVLVTPPLMEKHPAPLPDPAKYNAHVKLYQQAINELAYDRGYQVLDLTKLTEKVESVSAEKLPQYLTSNGQHFTEVGYWYLSQRMASQLGFETSYQYEVQSGGKQPQNWDLPYLRSPAGEHQDRVLLQVEGLSSGNHLVGLNDYPKVSATAQQWSKSVQVPAQPLLAKTEELRQTILRKNQLFFDRFRPQNETYLYLFRKHEQGNNAVEIPQFDPLIEEQDKKIFELKQAVPVTVHID